From the Pomacea canaliculata isolate SZHN2017 linkage group LG4, ASM307304v1, whole genome shotgun sequence genome, one window contains:
- the LOC112562940 gene encoding uncharacterized protein LOC112562940: MTNIIIIIAVSAIFAVSLRFSAGQECVTGDACHNVTHNVTVGNTTYCCSDVTLRPTTKNNSCACLSANARMKNWADETMGEGRMCSFGNEGCPHGFTTVKLQNDQSQVCCSNGAFSFMALLDVGSSYYVGCRCRHNPAPVLPLSAHAVPLSAEYNSSGELCLYDALCDDNPSLKCEDDNAVYCCYSSRGIHTKDLNASTTACTCSNEFQGTRCSPVLKPLPVTEKRCLTNDACSAVDEAVTSTGGNVTYCCPDLRTAPHVQVIEGATTRSWICSCSAPTEIIG; encoded by the exons ATGactaacatcatcattatcatcgccGTGAGCGCAATATTTGCTGTGTCATTGA ggtTTTCAGCAGGGCAAGAGTGTGTGACGGGTGACGCATGTCACAACGTGACGCACAACGTAACAGTCGGCAATACCACGTACTGCTGCAGTGACGTTACTCTCAGACCAACCACGAAGAATAACTCATGTGCTTGTCTCTCTGCCAATGCAAGAATGAAGAACTGGGCTGATGAAACTATGGGGGAAG GTCGCATGTGTTCATTTGGAAACGAGGGTTGTCCTCACGGGTTCACGACTGTCAAACTGCAGAACGACCAGTCCCAGGTCTGCTGCAGCAACGGAGCCTTCAGCTTCATGGCGCTGCTGGACGTCGGCAGCTCCTACTACGTGGGTTGCCGATGCAGGCACAACCCAGCCCCTGTCCTGCCCCTGAGCGCACACGCCGTGCCCCTGTCTGCCGAGTACAACTCTTCAG GTGAGCTGTGCCTGTACGACGCGCTGTGTGACGACAACCCCAGCCTGAAGTGCGAGGACGACAACGCGGTCTACTGCTGCTACAGCAGCCGCGGCATCCACACCAAAGACCTCAACGCCAGCACCACGGCCTGCACGTGTAGCAACGAGTTCCAGGGCACGCGGTGCAGCCCAGTCCTCAAGCCCCTCCCtgttacagaaaaaa GGTGCTTGACTAACGACGCCTGCTCCGCCGTAGACGAGGCGGTGACGAGCACGGGTGGAAACGTGACGTACTGCTGCCCCGACCTTCGCACCGCGCCGCACGTGCAAGTTATCGAAGGGGCAACGACTCGCAGCTGGATCTGCAGCTGCAGCGCTCCAACGGAAATCATAGGCTAG